From the genome of Nocardia sp. NBC_01503, one region includes:
- the mycP gene encoding type VII secretion-associated serine protease mycosin, translating to MRSPGGGWARIVCATAVLGAALLSPPGVASAELTPPKIDDGALAQAQALSGKAAPPDVTEKQHFCAELSLTGSAQKDEPLAQRVLNLPAAWQFSKGEGVKVAVIDTGVTRHPRLGPVEAGGDYVSADSDGTVDCDGHGTLVAGIIAARPSPDDAFVGVAPEAEILSIRQNSEMYKAKDQNNGDQPGKVTSGGYGNVLTLAASVVRAVDMGAKVVNLSLAACSSPGDSSDAAMGAAAKYAYDHDVVVVAAAGNVDSAIGCGTQNDGTGWSEVKTVSSPAWFSPYVLSVASVNSDGNPSDFSLHGPWVGVAAIGTKITSLDSKPGGTGLVNTSGYNDKNEAQPINGTSFAAPYVSGLAALLRARFPDMSAQEIMDRITRTAHAPGPGTGRDDRIGYGLIDPLAALTAQLPAQPVGVGADTPHAFPAPEKPAGPDALPRLVAIIGSIVCLAALGIGLALSIPFRRARRDDELPDLDS from the coding sequence ATGAGATCGCCGGGGGGCGGCTGGGCACGGATCGTCTGTGCCACAGCTGTTCTCGGTGCTGCGCTGCTGAGCCCGCCGGGGGTCGCGTCCGCCGAACTCACGCCGCCGAAGATCGACGACGGTGCGCTGGCGCAGGCGCAGGCGCTCAGCGGTAAGGCCGCGCCGCCCGATGTCACCGAGAAGCAGCACTTCTGCGCCGAGCTCTCGCTGACCGGCTCCGCCCAGAAGGACGAACCGCTCGCCCAGCGCGTGCTGAATCTGCCTGCCGCATGGCAATTCAGTAAGGGGGAGGGGGTCAAGGTCGCGGTGATCGACACCGGCGTGACCCGCCATCCGCGACTCGGTCCGGTCGAGGCGGGCGGCGATTACGTCTCCGCCGACAGTGACGGGACGGTCGACTGCGATGGGCACGGCACGCTGGTCGCCGGAATCATCGCCGCACGGCCGAGTCCGGATGACGCCTTCGTCGGGGTCGCGCCGGAGGCGGAGATTCTCTCCATCCGGCAGAACAGCGAAATGTACAAGGCCAAGGATCAGAACAACGGCGATCAGCCGGGCAAGGTGACCAGCGGCGGGTACGGCAATGTGCTCACCCTCGCCGCATCGGTGGTGCGCGCGGTGGATATGGGCGCGAAGGTCGTCAATCTCTCGCTCGCGGCCTGCTCCAGTCCGGGGGATTCCTCGGACGCGGCCATGGGCGCCGCCGCCAAGTACGCCTACGACCATGATGTCGTGGTGGTCGCCGCGGCCGGAAATGTGGACTCCGCCATCGGATGTGGCACCCAGAATGACGGAACCGGTTGGAGCGAGGTGAAAACCGTGTCCAGTCCGGCCTGGTTCAGCCCGTATGTGCTGAGCGTCGCCTCGGTCAACTCCGATGGCAATCCGTCGGATTTCTCGCTGCACGGCCCGTGGGTCGGGGTGGCCGCGATCGGGACCAAGATCACCTCACTGGATAGCAAGCCCGGCGGTACCGGACTGGTCAACACCAGCGGATACAACGACAAGAACGAAGCGCAGCCCATCAACGGCACCAGCTTCGCCGCGCCCTATGTCTCCGGACTGGCCGCGCTGTTGCGCGCGAGATTCCCGGATATGTCCGCGCAGGAGATCATGGACCGGATCACCCGCACCGCGCACGCGCCCGGTCCCGGCACCGGCCGTGACGACCGCATCGGCTACGGACTCATCGATCCGCTCGCGGCGCTCACCGCACAGTTGCCCGCGCAGCCGGTCGGCGTCGGCGCGGATACGCCGCACGCCTTCCCCGCCCCCGAAAAGCCCGCCGGGCCCGACGCTTTGCCGCGTCTGGTCGCCATCATCGGGTCCATCGTCTGTCTCGCCGCGCTGGGAATCGGTCTCGCACTGTCGATTCCATTCCGGCGCGCTCGCCGCGACGACGAGCTGCCCGACCTCGATTCGTAA
- the eccCa gene encoding type VII secretion protein EccCa, producing the protein MATEGFVRRPRIAPPRAPGGEMALTPPPEIPRAVPGNLLSKLMPVVMVVAMIGMIAMMAMMGRSILTNPMMMMFPMMMIMSMAGMFMGQRGGNKSAGELNEERKDYFRYLDQTRREVRRTALKQLETLVWSHPEPADLHSVVGTRRMWERRPNDPDFGHVRVGIGTHRLAAKLARPETGPLEDLEPVSTVALRRFVRTHSVVHQLPTAVSLRAFPAINVEGPVEDARKLVWGMLIELCAFHGPDHVAVAIVCADPDAPAWAWAKWLPQLQHPSQRDGMGAARMIYTSLGEFETALADDLLERGRFMRNPQPTQGRLHFVVIVDDGYVSGSERLISESGLDAVTVIDLSAAENSLAARRGLQLVASGGDVFAKSAAGTEKFATADVVTLAEAEAFSRSLARFRVATAAQIVSLGDNTSTADPGLMALLKIPDAAQIDPAKVWRPRYGRERLRVPIGITPDGTPVEIDIKESAENGMGPHGLCIGATGSGKSEFLRTLLLSMVATHSPDQLNLVLVDFKGGATFLGMDPLPHVAAVITNLEEELSLVDRMRDALAGEMNRRQELLRTAGNFANVTDYEKARAAGVPLDPLPALFVVIDEFSELLSQKPDFADLFVMIGRLGRSLHVHLLLASQRLEENKMRGLDSHLSYRIGLRTFSANESRAVLGITDAYHLPGVPGSGYLKSDASDPLRFNATYVSGPYVAPRATRQLDGRAVAEAPPREFTAGPVEMLALPEPENPLDPLDLLPPPPPADEGIPDTLLQVVVKRLTGHGRPAHEVWLPPLEESPTVDMLLPDPEWSSPVNRHGQLWMPIGIIDKPYEQRRDVLTISLAGAQGNVAVVGGKLAGKSTALRTIIMSAAATHTPEQLQFYCIDLGGGSLGSMSGLPHVGSVASKLDVDRLRRTIAELITLLQQREERFAALGIESMAEFRRRKHAALTSGAMDDPILQDKFGDVFLVIDGWQVFREDFDTLEPQVGALAAQGLSYGIHVILSANRWAEIRPAMKDMIGTRIELRLGDPSDSEMGRRVAVNVPVNQPGRGLTADPLHLLIALPRLDSDTDPATLPEGVGAAKEQMTALYGDRRAPDVRMLPLNIPRDQVLRLAHAHGIQPSATKIVVGIGEAELAPLVLDFAADPHLMIFADVECGKTTALRNIIHGIAENSNAEQARVILIDYRRTLLGALEGDQLAGYSTSSQTCGPMIQEVVNYLSKRIPGSDITPQQLRERSWWSGPEIYIVIDDYDMVATGGMMNPLAPLVEYLPQARDIGMHVIVTRRMGGVSRALYDGVLGAMKNMSVDALLMSGPRDEGKLIGDIRPMKLPPGRGILASRSRGQEMIQIADLPGL; encoded by the coding sequence ATGGCTACCGAAGGTTTCGTACGTCGTCCGCGCATCGCGCCGCCCCGCGCGCCCGGTGGTGAGATGGCGCTCACGCCGCCACCGGAGATCCCGCGCGCGGTCCCGGGCAACCTGCTCAGCAAGCTGATGCCGGTGGTCATGGTGGTCGCCATGATCGGCATGATCGCCATGATGGCGATGATGGGGCGGTCCATCCTGACCAACCCCATGATGATGATGTTCCCGATGATGATGATCATGTCGATGGCGGGCATGTTCATGGGGCAGCGCGGCGGCAACAAGAGCGCCGGTGAACTCAATGAGGAACGCAAGGACTACTTCCGCTATCTCGACCAGACCCGGCGTGAGGTGCGGCGCACCGCGCTGAAGCAGCTGGAGACCCTGGTCTGGAGTCATCCCGAGCCCGCCGATCTGCACTCGGTCGTCGGCACCCGGCGCATGTGGGAGCGCCGGCCCAATGACCCGGACTTCGGGCATGTGCGGGTCGGGATCGGAACCCACCGGCTCGCAGCCAAACTCGCGCGACCCGAGACCGGGCCGCTGGAGGACTTGGAGCCGGTGTCGACGGTGGCGCTGCGGCGGTTCGTGCGTACGCACTCGGTGGTGCATCAGCTGCCGACCGCGGTGTCATTGCGGGCCTTCCCGGCGATCAATGTCGAGGGACCGGTCGAGGATGCGCGGAAGCTGGTGTGGGGCATGCTCATCGAGCTGTGCGCCTTCCACGGGCCCGACCATGTGGCCGTCGCCATCGTCTGCGCCGACCCGGACGCACCGGCCTGGGCGTGGGCGAAATGGCTTCCACAGCTACAGCATCCGAGCCAGCGCGACGGTATGGGCGCGGCGCGCATGATCTACACCTCGCTCGGCGAGTTCGAGACCGCGCTCGCGGACGATCTGCTCGAGCGCGGTCGCTTCATGCGCAATCCGCAACCGACCCAGGGGCGACTGCACTTCGTCGTCATTGTCGACGACGGATATGTGAGCGGTAGTGAGCGGCTGATCAGCGAATCGGGTTTGGACGCGGTTACCGTCATCGACCTGAGCGCCGCGGAGAACAGCCTCGCGGCTCGGCGTGGTCTGCAGCTGGTGGCCTCCGGTGGCGATGTCTTCGCCAAGAGCGCCGCGGGCACCGAGAAGTTCGCCACCGCCGATGTGGTGACACTCGCGGAGGCCGAGGCGTTCTCGCGCAGCCTCGCTCGCTTCCGGGTCGCGACCGCGGCGCAGATCGTCAGCCTCGGCGACAATACGAGCACCGCGGACCCGGGCCTGATGGCGCTGCTCAAGATTCCGGACGCGGCGCAGATCGATCCGGCCAAGGTGTGGCGGCCGCGCTACGGTCGCGAACGACTGCGGGTGCCGATCGGCATCACCCCCGACGGCACGCCCGTCGAGATCGATATCAAGGAATCCGCCGAGAACGGTATGGGACCGCACGGGCTGTGCATCGGCGCCACCGGTTCGGGTAAGTCGGAATTCCTTCGGACGCTGCTGCTTTCGATGGTGGCCACGCACTCGCCCGATCAGCTGAACCTGGTGCTGGTCGACTTCAAGGGTGGTGCGACCTTCCTCGGTATGGATCCGCTGCCGCATGTCGCGGCGGTCATCACCAACCTGGAAGAGGAGCTCTCGCTCGTCGACCGTATGCGCGACGCGCTCGCCGGCGAGATGAACCGGCGACAGGAATTGCTGCGCACCGCGGGCAATTTCGCCAATGTGACGGATTACGAGAAGGCGCGCGCCGCCGGTGTGCCGCTGGATCCGTTGCCCGCGCTGTTCGTGGTCATCGACGAGTTCTCCGAATTGCTCTCGCAGAAACCGGATTTCGCGGATTTGTTCGTCATGATCGGCCGACTCGGCCGATCACTGCATGTGCATCTGCTGCTCGCCTCGCAGCGCCTGGAAGAGAACAAGATGCGCGGGCTGGACTCGCACCTGTCCTATCGGATCGGACTGCGTACGTTCTCCGCCAATGAATCTCGCGCCGTGCTCGGTATCACCGACGCCTACCACCTGCCGGGTGTCCCCGGCTCCGGTTACCTCAAGAGCGACGCCTCGGACCCGCTGCGGTTCAACGCCACCTATGTGTCCGGACCGTATGTCGCGCCGCGGGCCACCCGGCAGTTGGACGGCCGGGCGGTCGCCGAGGCCCCGCCGCGCGAATTCACCGCCGGGCCGGTGGAGATGCTCGCGCTGCCCGAGCCGGAGAATCCGCTCGACCCGCTCGATCTGCTGCCGCCGCCCCCGCCCGCCGACGAGGGCATTCCCGATACGCTGCTCCAGGTCGTGGTGAAACGCCTTACCGGACACGGCCGTCCGGCACACGAGGTGTGGTTGCCGCCGCTCGAGGAGTCGCCGACGGTCGATATGCTGCTGCCCGATCCCGAGTGGAGCTCGCCCGTCAACCGGCACGGACAGCTGTGGATGCCGATCGGCATCATCGACAAGCCGTACGAGCAGCGGCGCGATGTGCTCACCATCAGTTTGGCTGGCGCACAAGGCAATGTGGCGGTCGTCGGCGGCAAGCTGGCCGGTAAATCCACCGCGCTGCGCACCATCATCATGTCCGCCGCGGCGACCCATACGCCCGAGCAGTTGCAGTTCTACTGCATCGACCTCGGTGGCGGCAGCCTCGGCAGTATGTCCGGGCTACCGCATGTGGGCTCGGTCGCCAGCAAGCTCGACGTGGATCGATTGCGGCGCACCATCGCCGAGCTCATCACCCTGCTGCAGCAGCGCGAGGAGCGGTTCGCGGCGCTGGGCATCGAATCCATGGCCGAGTTCCGGCGGCGCAAGCATGCTGCGCTCACATCTGGTGCGATGGATGATCCGATTCTGCAGGACAAGTTCGGTGACGTATTCCTGGTCATCGACGGCTGGCAGGTCTTCCGCGAGGACTTCGACACCCTGGAGCCCCAGGTCGGAGCCCTTGCCGCACAGGGCCTTTCGTACGGCATCCACGTGATTCTGAGTGCCAACCGGTGGGCCGAGATCCGGCCCGCCATGAAGGATATGATCGGCACCCGCATCGAGCTGCGCCTCGGTGACCCGTCGGACTCGGAGATGGGCCGCCGGGTCGCGGTCAACGTACCGGTCAACCAGCCCGGCCGCGGCCTCACCGCCGACCCGCTGCACCTGCTGATCGCGTTGCCGCGCTTGGACTCCGATACCGATCCGGCCACCCTGCCCGAGGGCGTCGGCGCGGCCAAGGAGCAGATGACCGCGCTGTACGGCGACCGCCGCGCACCCGATGTTCGTATGCTGCCCTTGAACATTCCGCGCGATCAGGTGCTTCGACTGGCACACGCGCACGGTATCCAGCCCAGTGCCACCAAGATCGTCGTCGGTATCGGCGAGGCCGAATTGGCGCCGCTGGTACTGGATTTCGCGGCCGATCCGCACCTGATGATCTTCGCCGATGTGGAGTGCGGTAAGACCACCGCGCTGCGCAATATCATCCACGGCATCGCGGAGAACTCCAATGCCGAACAGGCCCGTGTCATCCTCATCGACTACCGCCGCACCCTGCTGGGCGCGCTGGAAGGCGATCAGCTGGCCGGATATTCGACCTCCTCGCAGACCTGCGGACCGATGATCCAGGAGGTCGTCAACTACCTCTCCAAGCGCATCCCCGGCTCCGACATCACCCCGCAGCAGCTGCGCGAACGCAGCTGGTGGAGCGGTCCGGAGATCTACATCGTCATCGACGACTACGATATGGTCGCCACCGGCGGCATGATGAATCCCCTTGCACCCCTTGTCGAATACCTCCCGCAGGCGCGCGATATCGGTATGCACGTCATCGTCACCCGCCGCATGGGCGGCGTCTCTCGAGCCCTCTACGACGGCGTCCTGGGCGCCATGAAGAATATGTCGGTGGACGCCCTGCTCATGTCCGGACCGCGCGATGAAGGCAAACTCATCGGCGATATCCGCCCGATGAAGCTGCCTCCGGGCCGAGGCATCCTCGCCTCCCGCAGCCGAGGCCAGGAGATGATTCAAATAGCCGACCTGCCAGGACTGTAA
- the eccD gene encoding type VII secretion integral membrane protein EccD: MTAQSISGLGAAEPELCRVSVIGGNTQLDVGLPANAPIAAFIGDLVRLIESRDPDPLGGEEGGTPLQPQHWTLAKLGRDMIAPSQTLNDAEIYDGELLVLRAVAAKEAPALFDDVIDAVSRLTSEEFRGWSPASARWTGLGAAIVATLFALLLGAVSRGAGDQFVAPAMLLGGAVAALVAAVIAERKYADELTATVLTLLLLLLTFGGAALAVPHALGAPHVLLGASATLLVAVIGFRLIRTGAAIVSAAVTLSIFLGGAAAVRMGWDTAMPKLAAGVLVASILLLSAVPRLAAMLARLPVPPVPTAGAAIDPADHEPRPTIEGIGAIGATVLPSAHGLGLRARVANQFQTGMVVGAALGAAFGAVAAADPLGSPRWQGIALAIVVSIILCLRGRAFADLTQATVLIAGGGLTFVTLLVLLALADDGMPLVSAGLLLAFAAAAIVFGVIGPHIEVTPVTRRFNEIFEYGLIVSIVPLVLWLADVYSMARNI, translated from the coding sequence GTGACCGCACAGTCGATCAGCGGCTTGGGCGCCGCTGAACCCGAATTGTGCCGAGTGTCCGTCATCGGGGGGAACACCCAGCTCGACGTCGGTCTACCGGCAAACGCACCGATCGCCGCCTTCATCGGCGATCTGGTCAGACTTATCGAATCTCGCGATCCGGATCCACTGGGCGGCGAAGAGGGGGGAACGCCGCTCCAGCCCCAGCATTGGACGCTGGCCAAGCTCGGCCGGGATATGATCGCGCCCAGCCAGACGCTCAATGACGCCGAGATCTACGACGGTGAACTGCTGGTCCTGCGGGCCGTCGCCGCCAAGGAAGCACCCGCGCTCTTCGACGATGTGATCGACGCGGTCTCGCGGCTCACCTCCGAGGAGTTCCGCGGCTGGTCGCCCGCCTCGGCGCGTTGGACCGGACTCGGCGCGGCCATTGTCGCGACGCTGTTCGCACTGCTGCTCGGCGCCGTATCGCGCGGTGCCGGAGACCAATTCGTCGCACCGGCCATGCTGCTCGGCGGCGCCGTCGCGGCGCTGGTGGCGGCCGTGATCGCCGAGCGCAAATACGCGGACGAGTTGACCGCGACCGTACTCACACTGCTGTTGTTGCTGCTCACCTTCGGTGGTGCGGCGCTGGCGGTGCCGCACGCGCTGGGCGCTCCACACGTACTGCTCGGTGCCAGTGCGACTCTGCTGGTCGCGGTGATCGGCTTCCGGCTGATCCGCACGGGTGCGGCCATCGTCTCCGCGGCCGTCACGCTCTCGATCTTCCTCGGCGGCGCTGCCGCGGTCCGCATGGGCTGGGACACCGCCATGCCGAAACTCGCTGCCGGAGTGCTGGTCGCGTCGATTCTGCTGCTCTCCGCGGTACCGCGACTGGCCGCCATGCTCGCCCGGCTTCCGGTCCCGCCGGTGCCGACCGCCGGTGCCGCCATCGATCCGGCCGATCATGAACCCCGGCCGACCATCGAGGGTATCGGCGCCATCGGCGCGACCGTCCTGCCCTCGGCGCACGGGCTCGGACTGCGCGCCCGCGTCGCCAATCAGTTCCAGACCGGCATGGTCGTCGGCGCGGCGCTCGGCGCGGCCTTCGGGGCGGTCGCAGCGGCCGATCCACTGGGATCCCCGCGCTGGCAGGGCATCGCGCTGGCCATCGTGGTCTCGATCATTCTGTGCCTGCGCGGGCGGGCCTTCGCCGACCTCACCCAGGCCACCGTCCTGATCGCCGGTGGCGGACTGACTTTCGTGACTCTGCTGGTGCTGCTGGCCCTGGCGGATGACGGTATGCCGCTGGTCTCGGCCGGACTGCTGCTCGCCTTCGCGGCGGCCGCCATCGTCTTCGGCGTGATCGGCCCGCACATCGAGGTGACTCCGGTGACCCGGCGCTTCAACGAGATCTTCGAATACGGTCTGATCGTATCGATCGTCCCGCTGGTGCTATGGCTCGCCGACGTCTACTCGATGGCGCGCAACATATGA
- the eccA gene encoding type VII secretion AAA-ATPase EccA, translated as MIDTRQAQRAFDAGVLSLGLSIDGQESNKDLEYAKLAFQRATEWDPTMCDAWLGRAVAGEVTKDVLHNLYKCSTISLGREQRRLGLPPRVLAGRFLPGLYIDYPLASFTEIWLAYAAHLIADKQFDEAETVLNELDQHRRARANEPDFEIDGRVSKYVRGILHYNTQRWSDVMTVLAGSEGWEDPYLAAGAHVMVGTACAQLGLFGEAIRRMEQAEAGPIPAARTAAMFCRGLCLRETGEADEAQALFEKVYSQAPDFDANTAAMRDRTYRITVTSKEVIEARTDKWDPASAPSLEEKRQAENEDRAKVILAEARAELDKQIGLTAVKTQVAKLQSSAQLAKIRAEKGLSSSARGQHLAFTGPPGTGKTTIARVVAKIYCGLGILKTEKVVETKRSDFVGQHLGSTAIKTEKLIDTAMDGVLFIDEAYTLIQQGLSGGDAFGREAVDTLLARMENDRDRLVVIIAGYDGEIDRFLAANDGLASRFAKRLQFPSYTAPELGEIGQVIAHKRDSELSDGAMEQLVMTCQKLYHLESTDQSGQPRRGVDVAGNGRFIRNLIEAAEEEREFRLANDESIDLSEIDESVLMRIEAPDMKAALQTLLSSLGLSSAAD; from the coding sequence ATGATCGACACTCGCCAGGCACAACGCGCCTTCGACGCGGGGGTGCTCTCTCTGGGGTTGAGCATCGACGGACAGGAGTCCAACAAGGACCTCGAGTACGCGAAGCTGGCCTTTCAGCGCGCGACCGAGTGGGATCCCACCATGTGCGACGCCTGGCTCGGCCGGGCGGTAGCCGGTGAGGTAACCAAGGACGTTCTGCACAACCTGTACAAGTGCAGCACCATCTCGCTGGGACGGGAACAGCGGCGGTTGGGGCTACCGCCCCGGGTGCTTGCTGGACGTTTCCTGCCGGGTCTCTACATCGATTACCCGCTGGCCAGTTTCACCGAAATCTGGCTCGCGTACGCCGCGCATCTGATCGCGGACAAGCAGTTCGACGAGGCCGAGACGGTACTCAACGAACTCGATCAGCATCGCCGGGCGCGCGCCAATGAACCCGACTTCGAAATCGACGGCCGGGTCAGCAAATACGTGCGCGGCATCCTGCACTACAACACCCAGCGCTGGTCCGATGTGATGACCGTGCTCGCGGGCTCCGAAGGCTGGGAAGATCCCTATCTGGCCGCTGGCGCACATGTGATGGTGGGCACAGCCTGCGCGCAGCTGGGTCTGTTCGGTGAGGCGATCCGGCGTATGGAACAGGCCGAGGCGGGCCCGATTCCGGCCGCCCGCACCGCCGCCATGTTCTGCCGCGGCCTGTGCCTGCGCGAGACCGGCGAGGCCGATGAGGCGCAGGCGCTGTTCGAGAAGGTGTATTCACAGGCACCGGATTTCGACGCCAATACCGCCGCCATGCGCGATCGGACGTACCGCATCACCGTCACCTCCAAGGAGGTGATCGAGGCGCGCACCGACAAGTGGGATCCGGCGTCCGCGCCGTCGCTGGAGGAGAAGCGGCAGGCCGAGAACGAGGATCGCGCCAAGGTGATCCTGGCCGAGGCGCGCGCGGAGCTGGACAAGCAGATCGGCCTGACCGCCGTCAAGACGCAGGTCGCCAAATTGCAGTCGAGTGCCCAGCTGGCGAAAATCCGTGCGGAGAAGGGGCTTTCGAGTTCGGCGCGCGGTCAGCACCTGGCCTTCACCGGCCCGCCCGGAACCGGTAAGACCACCATCGCGCGCGTGGTCGCCAAAATCTATTGCGGCCTGGGCATTCTCAAGACCGAGAAGGTCGTGGAGACCAAGCGCTCGGACTTCGTCGGCCAGCATCTGGGCTCGACGGCCATCAAGACCGAGAAGCTCATCGATACCGCCATGGACGGCGTGCTGTTCATCGATGAGGCGTACACCCTTATCCAGCAAGGTCTTTCGGGCGGTGACGCCTTCGGCCGCGAGGCGGTGGACACACTGCTGGCGCGCATGGAGAACGATCGCGATCGCCTGGTGGTGATCATCGCCGGATACGACGGCGAGATCGACCGCTTCCTGGCCGCCAACGACGGTCTGGCCTCGCGCTTCGCCAAGCGCCTGCAATTCCCGTCCTACACCGCGCCCGAGCTCGGTGAGATCGGGCAGGTCATCGCGCACAAACGTGATTCGGAGCTCTCGGACGGCGCGATGGAGCAGCTGGTCATGACTTGCCAGAAGCTTTACCACCTGGAGAGCACCGATCAGAGCGGGCAACCGCGCCGCGGTGTGGATGTGGCCGGTAACGGTCGTTTCATCCGCAACCTGATCGAGGCGGCCGAGGAGGAGCGCGAATTCCGGCTCGCCAATGACGAATCCATCGATCTGAGCGAAATCGACGAATCGGTGCTCATGCGCATCGAGGCGCCGGATATGAAGGCGGCACTGCAGACGCTGCTGAGCTCGCTGGGTCTGTCGTCAGCGGCCGACTAG
- the eccE gene encoding type VII secretion protein EccE has protein sequence MNDAELRSDDLWLFRVLPLRLVIPVGLVGVVASLVAVAFKTPWWAVLLAGLVPVLIGLAPVGGKAIGMRLGRWVAYRWRQARRRPVEESKQFDVPLPDGGSYGLRWDGTLLTTMLRIDTPPDTLTLLRRGSLSTDQVLPLAEIASCLRQYDVELDSADVISTGTRTAGTEAVLSGYAASIAPLGRLYDEILGPLPAIAHRTVWLVLRLNPLANSKAVQNRGGGPEGALRAAIVATRRVANRLAARGITASVLTTAEMTAATRELTRGIPLEEFVETPNSLEHNGVHLTSFQIDPSLFTADGLAAVWSVRSLATTVTVRLRPAAAASSDSDRKDEFIEVDARVRYDTPQAVDEAPVDGLRPLPQRQLWALTDTLAFGAQELRSAAHRGPVSALADITVPTAGCGQLIGADASGSGVAVPLIGDGSRRIDIISDLHLAQQVILRAIALGAGAVVHTARPGAWQRMVNNVGAAHALSLASSVTHSSRNSTMTARTPHPAATVIVFDGVPSTTPPGSATVVTLHEHLPRHYQPDADVTIVQHPNAPHTVTVHTPATRTTAQLVTTPTEQHYIGATR, from the coding sequence GTGAACGACGCGGAACTGCGGTCGGACGATCTGTGGCTGTTCCGAGTGCTGCCGCTGCGACTGGTCATCCCGGTCGGGTTGGTCGGCGTGGTGGCCTCGCTGGTGGCGGTCGCTTTCAAAACCCCTTGGTGGGCAGTGCTTTTGGCGGGTCTAGTGCCCGTACTCATCGGTCTGGCGCCGGTCGGCGGCAAGGCGATCGGTATGCGGCTGGGCCGCTGGGTGGCGTACCGCTGGCGGCAGGCGCGTCGCCGCCCGGTGGAGGAGTCCAAGCAGTTCGACGTCCCGCTGCCCGATGGTGGCAGCTACGGATTGCGCTGGGACGGAACGCTGCTCACCACCATGCTGCGCATCGACACCCCGCCGGACACGTTGACCCTGCTGCGGCGCGGATCGCTGAGCACCGATCAGGTGCTGCCGTTGGCCGAAATCGCCTCGTGCCTGCGGCAATACGATGTCGAACTGGATTCGGCCGATGTGATCAGCACCGGAACCCGCACCGCCGGAACCGAAGCCGTACTGTCCGGATACGCGGCGAGTATCGCCCCGCTGGGACGGCTGTACGACGAGATCCTCGGCCCGCTACCGGCCATCGCGCATCGCACGGTGTGGCTGGTGCTGCGATTGAACCCGCTGGCCAACTCCAAGGCCGTACAGAATCGCGGCGGCGGGCCCGAGGGCGCACTGCGCGCGGCAATCGTCGCCACCCGCCGGGTCGCGAATCGACTTGCGGCGCGGGGCATTACCGCCTCGGTGCTGACCACCGCCGAAATGACCGCCGCCACCCGCGAATTGACCCGCGGTATCCCCCTCGAAGAGTTCGTCGAAACCCCGAACTCCCTCGAACACAACGGCGTTCACCTCACCAGCTTCCAGATCGACCCGAGCCTGTTCACCGCCGACGGCCTGGCGGCGGTCTGGTCGGTCCGCAGCCTGGCGACCACGGTCACCGTGCGCCTGCGCCCCGCCGCGGCCGCCAGCTCGGACAGCGACCGCAAGGACGAGTTCATCGAAGTGGACGCCCGCGTCCGCTACGACACTCCGCAGGCCGTGGACGAGGCCCCGGTGGACGGCCTCCGCCCGCTCCCCCAGCGCCAATTGTGGGCGCTTACCGACACTTTGGCGTTCGGCGCGCAGGAGCTGCGCTCGGCCGCCCACCGCGGTCCGGTGAGCGCGCTCGCCGATATCACGGTGCCGACGGCGGGCTGCGGTCAGCTGATCGGCGCGGACGCCTCCGGCAGTGGCGTGGCGGTACCGCTCATCGGTGACGGTTCGCGGCGCATCGACATCATCTCGGATCTGCACCTGGCCCAGCAGGTCATCCTGCGCGCCATCGCCCTCGGCGCGGGCGCGGTGGTGCACACCGCGCGCCCCGGAGCTTGGCAGCGCATGGTCAACAATGTCGGTGCGGCACACGCGCTCTCACTGGCCTCGTCCGTGACGCACAGCTCCCGCAACAGCACCATGACCGCCCGCACCCCGCATCCGGCGGCCACGGTCATCGTCTTCGACGGCGTGCCCTCCACCACCCCACCGGGTTCGGCCACCGTGGTCACCCTGCACGAGCACCTACCGCGGCACTACCAGCCCGACGCCGACGTGACGATCGTGCAGCACCCCAACGCCCCGCACACCGTCACCGTGCACACCCCGGCCACCCGAACCACCGCGCAGCTGGTCACCACGCCGACCGAACAGCACTACATCGGCGCAACCCGCTGA